The following are from one region of the Silene latifolia isolate original U9 population chromosome 9, ASM4854445v1, whole genome shotgun sequence genome:
- the LOC141601989 gene encoding uncharacterized protein LOC141601989 produces MMNFIKGTDYESWRIIVKGPLSITTVDVLGNTKVKEEDDYDATDLAKAQKYSRAMSFLQRGITKEEFSRFSSCSSAKQILDSLELAYEGTSQVKKYRIDLLTQQYEMFHMERDENINDMSARFSNITNELKNLGKSFEAEDLGSIIFEKLN; encoded by the coding sequence ATGATGAATTTTATAAAAGGCACAGATTATGAGTCCTGGAGAATCATAGTCAAAGGACCTCTTTCCATTACTACTGTCGATGTACTCGGCAATACTAAAGTAAAGGAAGAAGATGACTATGATGCGACTGATTTAGCTAAAGCTCAAAAGTATTCACGTGCAATGTCATTTTTGCAACGTGGAATTACTAAGGAAGAGTTTAGTCGCTTCTCCTCATGCTCTAGTGCAAAACAGATCTTGGATAGTTTGGAATTGGCATATGAAGGAACGTCCCAGGTCAAGAAGTATCGAATAGATTTGTTAACTCAGCAGTACGAGATGTTTCATATGGAAAGAGATGAAAACATCAATGACATGTCTGCCAGATTTTCAAATATAACCAATGAGTTAAAAAATCTAGGAAAATCCTTTGAGGCCGAAGATCTGGGTTCGATAATTTTTGAGAAGcttaactga